The window TATTTTTCCTCTCCTGGCTTACCTTGTTTCAGGCATAATTTCTCACCTCCATTCAGCATTCCCTTTAGCAAGCGCAAACGAGCTCATTAGGCGGGTAATTTATATGGGTATTGCGGTGCTTGCCGTTTCTGAATTTAACAGCGAAGAAAAACTTCGGAGGCTTATTAACTGGCTTATTGGGGCGACATTTATTGTAACAATATATGGGCTGGTTCAATATTTTGACACGCGGTTTTTCCCGGGCGCTCCTGAACCGGGCCTTGATCCTTTCATGTGGAGGGGAGCATTTGGGGGCAGAATTTTTTCTACTTTCGGAAACCCCAACTTTTTCGGCGATTTTCTGGTAGTTATGAATCCTGTGGTTCTTGCGATGCTTTTGATGAAAAAGCAGCTGCATCTTTTAGTTTTATGGCTTCTTGTGGCTTTTTGCGTTATATTTACATTTTCAAAAGGGGCTTGGCTGGGATTTTCGGCAGGGATAGTTATATTTGCATTTTTTTATGTTGGGTTTTTTTCTCACGCTAACAAAGAAAAAATCAAAAAAATATTAGCGGTAATGATTCTGGGACTTTTTGTTGTTTTAGGCTACGGGATGAGGAAATCTTTGAAACAAAGAAGTGACAGCGCATCTTTCAGAGTATTTACATGGCTTTCTACTTGGGAGATGATGAAAACAAGCCCTATTATCGGGACTGGCATAGGGACATTTTATGTAACTTACCCTGCATGGAGAAGACCTCAGATATTTTTTATTGAAGCAAAACATAATACGGAAACTGATCATTCGGAAAATGAGTATATTGAGGTTTGGTATGACGAAGGAACCGTTGGTTTTGGTATTTTTCTTCTTTTGTTGGCAGCTTTTTTAACGATGGGTTTTAAAAATCTTAAAATATTTTCTCTTGTTGACAAAAGACAACCCACACATGATGTAAGAGCGTATTATCAGCTTGGCATATTGACGGCGGTGATGGCCCAGCTTGTCCACGACTTCACTTGTGTTTCATTAAGGTTTGTTTCCTCAGGGGTAATGTTGTGGCTTTTTATAGGCCTTATAGGAGCTTTAGCATTAAATAGCCCTTTGCCGGAAAAGGCTGAAACAAATTTAGATAAAAATCCTTTGCCGGAGTTTCCTAGGCGGATTTTACAGGTGGGAGTTGTTTTAATAGCAGCTTATCTTTGCTGGATATTTATCGGGTATTTCAGGGCTGATCTTAATCATAACAAAGCCATTTTTTATTCCAAACAGGGACAGTGGAATGAAGCATTAAATACTTATCGCGAAGTTGCGAAAGATAACCCGTCTTTTATTATGGCTTACTATTTCATGGGGAATGTCTATAACGATCGCTGGGCAAACGGGGACGCAGAAAATGCGATAAACGAATACAAAAAAGCTTGGAAACTTGCGCCTAACTATGTTCAGTCTCATCACCAAGCCGGACTAATTTATCTGAAATGGGGACAGGATGAAAACCGTCTTGAATACGAAGCTAGACAGAAAGGCAACCTAAAATCTGCTGAAGAACATAAAAAGAAAAAAGAAGAGGTCTGGAAAAAAGCTCTTGACGAATTTGAACGGTATAGACTAATTGATCCTGTATTCAATCTGAATTATTACAGGATGGCATGGATTTATATGCAGCTGGGCGAAAAAAATAAGGCTGAAAACGCTTATAAAATGCATATTGATTTTCCTTCAAAGTTAAAACTTCCGCCGCATAATGCGTGGGTGGAAGACTGGGCATCGCGAAGAAAAAACGAGTACGCGGAAACGTATATCAATTTGGGAAATTTAAGATTTTTGGATAACGATTTTAATCAGGCTGAAAAATATTACAAACAGGCTATTGATCTTGTTCCCGATTATGTAAGCGCTATGAAAAATCTTGCTTTGCTCTACGCCAAAACCAATAGGAAAAAACTTGCAGAAGAATATTGGCAAAAAATTAGAGTTATTTCGCCTAACGATCCGGATGTTTTAAAAGTTTTTGGAATAAAAAAATAAGAATTTATGACTCGTTTATATAACTACCTGATATACGCTCTATTATTTATCCCGCCTTTAATTTTTTTTACAGACCTTACAAGAAATCCATACTATTTTCAGATAGTGCTTTTAAACGGGCTTACCGTTATTCTGTGGATGATATGGCTTTCTTCAGGATTAAAAAACAAACAACTAAATTTGCCTAAGACAATTTTGGATATTCCTCTCCTTTCTTTTCTGGGGGTTGCTTCGGTTTCCTGGATTTTAGTTTTTGTTGCTAATTTTTCTGATCCCTATTTACGTTACAGTATTTATAGCGAAGGTCTTAAAAGATGGCTTTTTCTTTTGGTAAATCAAATACTCGTATTTTATGCCGCGTATAATTTTGCAAATGATAACAACCGTTTAAAATTTATTAATTTTGTTTTGTGGGCGGGTTTTATTTCTTCATTGTACGGTATAGTCCAATATTTCGGTATAGAGCCAATTTGGCCTCGCACTCTTAATCCTTTCGGCGGAAGAAGCGTTTCAACTTTTGGAAACCCGACTTTTCTTTCGTCCTATATAGTACTTCTTTTCCCTATAGCTTTTGTCAATTTTTTGTTCAATAACCGTTCCAGGCCGATTTATTTTTTTCTTATTGTCACTTTTTTTTCGGCTTTGCTTTGCACTTTGACGCGTTCTTCGTGGGGCGGATTATCCGTATCAATATTGGTAAGTCTGATTTTTCTATGGAAATTTGAAAAAGAACTCTTAAAGAAAAAAGGCAGTTTTTTGTTTTTTATTTTTGGGCTTTTTCTTATTTTGTTGGTGTTTTGGCCGAAGAGTAAGGTTGAGGGATATAATCCTACGGTAATTGAAAGATTATCTGAGACTGCTAAAGCCGAAGGAACTTATTACGCGCCTTGGCATCAGAGAAGACTTATTTGGTCTTGCGCATGGCATATGATAAAGGAAAATCCTTTTTTGGGGAAAGGATGGGGATGTTTCGAACTTTTTTATCCGTTCTACCAGGGCAGGCACCTTTTTCTTGAAGCATACAGAAATTTCAGGACCCATGCAAACAATACTCATAATGAAATTCTTGAAATCTGGTCTCAGACCGGTATAATAGGATTTGGCATATATTTATGGATTCTTATCGTATTTTTTAGATATTCCTATTTTTTGATAAAAAGCTTAAATGATGAAAGAAGATTTCTTGCGATAGCGTTAACTTCTTCAGCTGTCGGTATGCTTGCAGACAATATTTTGAATGTATCCATAAATTTTCCTATACCGGGATTCCTTTATTGGTGGAATCTCGGCCTATTGTTTAGTT is drawn from Elusimicrobiota bacterium and contains these coding sequences:
- a CDS encoding O-antigen ligase family protein; this encodes MSNAIEEVRAQIIKYTEIIISYGLPILYFLIALGFYLKTYDSAQIKITFTQLGGTIVLAIWIIKIIEEDILSFFKKNILIIFPLLAYLVSGIISHLHSAFPLASANELIRRVIYMGIAVLAVSEFNSEEKLRRLINWLIGATFIVTIYGLVQYFDTRFFPGAPEPGLDPFMWRGAFGGRIFSTFGNPNFFGDFLVVMNPVVLAMLLMKKQLHLLVLWLLVAFCVIFTFSKGAWLGFSAGIVIFAFFYVGFFSHANKEKIKKILAVMILGLFVVLGYGMRKSLKQRSDSASFRVFTWLSTWEMMKTSPIIGTGIGTFYVTYPAWRRPQIFFIEAKHNTETDHSENEYIEVWYDEGTVGFGIFLLLLAAFLTMGFKNLKIFSLVDKRQPTHDVRAYYQLGILTAVMAQLVHDFTCVSLRFVSSGVMLWLFIGLIGALALNSPLPEKAETNLDKNPLPEFPRRILQVGVVLIAAYLCWIFIGYFRADLNHNKAIFYSKQGQWNEALNTYREVAKDNPSFIMAYYFMGNVYNDRWANGDAENAINEYKKAWKLAPNYVQSHHQAGLIYLKWGQDENRLEYEARQKGNLKSAEEHKKKKEEVWKKALDEFERYRLIDPVFNLNYYRMAWIYMQLGEKNKAENAYKMHIDFPSKLKLPPHNAWVEDWASRRKNEYAETYINLGNLRFLDNDFNQAEKYYKQAIDLVPDYVSAMKNLALLYAKTNRKKLAEEYWQKIRVISPNDPDVLKVFGIKK
- a CDS encoding tetratricopeptide repeat protein, giving the protein MTRLYNYLIYALLFIPPLIFFTDLTRNPYYFQIVLLNGLTVILWMIWLSSGLKNKQLNLPKTILDIPLLSFLGVASVSWILVFVANFSDPYLRYSIYSEGLKRWLFLLVNQILVFYAAYNFANDNNRLKFINFVLWAGFISSLYGIVQYFGIEPIWPRTLNPFGGRSVSTFGNPTFLSSYIVLLFPIAFVNFLFNNRSRPIYFFLIVTFFSALLCTLTRSSWGGLSVSILVSLIFLWKFEKELLKKKGSFLFFIFGLFLILLVFWPKSKVEGYNPTVIERLSETAKAEGTYYAPWHQRRLIWSCAWHMIKENPFLGKGWGCFELFYPFYQGRHLFLEAYRNFRTHANNTHNEILEIWSQTGIIGFGIYLWILIVFFRYSYFLIKSLNDERRFLAIALTSSAVGMLADNILNVSINFPIPGFLYWWNLGLLFSLGSKKIMPVKLEQPLRKLVILTILFFSVLLLVRYTKDFIAEVYFFKGFKASRGNDLHGAIKELGLSYKFRRLEVNNNYELANAYARQGAIDKAIFYYGESLRANAGYDEIYFNMANMLSQKGEYEKAIDEYSKSLYLNPVTKEEYIALGGIFLQKTDYYAKAGIKLLEQCVFFFPNDKDVWNNLGFLYTRVNADEKAVESYKKALEIDPDFVMARKNLAVTFSKLGKKDLFLEKLDSLFAKAEQNIALKNWQKVLDICEQIIKLVPKSLKANLYLANAYFSVGRLEDAIEHYNEALKLDSQNQTLLGNLGVAYSQAKNYKLAKQKFEDLLRVNPQSGLAKQKLSELEKLVEK